One segment of Brassica napus cultivar Da-Ae chromosome C3, Da-Ae, whole genome shotgun sequence DNA contains the following:
- the LOC106387941 gene encoding receptor-like serine/threonine-protein kinase At4g25390 yields MPSRALPSPSPANLPPSTHHETTTRISPPLISAAVGLSLFFTLSLCFCKSNRKRRSSAAVVSSSTPPQKPPLQEFSYSTLRRATASFSPENKLGQGGFGSVFRGDLPRSSIGGSVVAVKVMDSGSLQGEREFQNELLFAGKLDSPRVVSVVGFSRDRKRRRLALVYEMMENGNLQDALLHRKAPELTEWKRRFRVAVDVARGIEHLHGLNPPVIHGDLKPSNVLLDRGFNAKIADFGLARVRSEQVTVTVNDESNDVESVMTNTTESNFEFADQSPVSVCKVNESPETTATSVSVSPEMEVKRNGKEMENRDWWWKQEGGGGGGGGKVEDYVTQWIGSEVKKEWIAETSEAASLSSAKMEKKKSSKRLEWWLSLDEEDKKTKKKKNRRMVREWWKDEYRKKKKKNTLESEFQSDDVSSSNSITSSSIDWWLDGLSGEQWRARRKNSRDSAKSCGVSSTPSMRGTMCYVAPECCGANNIDDVSEKCDVYSYGVLLLVLVSGRRPLDVSGPASEIIQRANLMSWARKLARGGRLGELVDEKLQCLDQEQAVLCIKVALQCLQRSPVSRPSMKDVLGMLTGAMSPPELPRELSPSPQSQFPFKTRRKQRR; encoded by the coding sequence ATGCCGTCGCGAGCACTCCCCTCGCCGTCACCGGCGAACCTACCGCCGTCCACTCACCACGAGACGACCACTCGCATCTCCCCGCCGCTTATATCCGCCGCCGtgggtctctctctcttcttcactcTCTCCCTCTGTTTCTGCAAATCCAACCGCAAACGCCGCTCCTCCGCCGCGGTAGTCTCTTCCTCCACGCCGCCTCAGAAACCTCCGCTTCAAGAATTCTCCTACTCGACCCTCCGCAGAGCCACCGCTTCCTTCTCGCCGGAGAACAAGCTAGGTCAAGGCGGATTCGGCTCCGTGTTCCGCGGCGACTTACCTCGATCCTCCATCGGCGGGAGCGTCGTCGCCGTCAAGGTGATGGACTCGGGATCTCTCCAAGGCGAGAGGGAGTTCCAGAACGAGCTCCTCTTCGCCGGCAAGCTCGATTCACCCCGCGTGGTCTCCGTCGTCGGATTCTCGCGCGATCGAAAACGGCGCCGTTTGGCTCTCGTCTACGAGATGATGGAGAACGGTAACCTCCAGGACGCGCTTCTCCACCGCAAGGCCCCGGAGCTAACGGAGTGGAAGCGACGGTTTCGAGTCGCCGTCGATGTCGCGAGAGGGATCGAGCATCTCCACGGATTGAATCCGCCGGTGATTCACGGCGATTTGAAGCCGAGCAACGTGCTGCTGGATCGTGGATTCAATGCTAAGATCGCTGATTTTGGTTTAGCGAGGGTGAGGTCGGAGCAAGTGACGGTTACGGTGAATGATGAGAGTAATGATGTAGAGAGTGTGATGACTAACACTACTGAGTCTAACTTTGAGTTCGCTGATCAGAGTCCGGTGAGTGTTTGTAAGGTTAATGAGTCCCCGGAGACTACGGCGACGAGTGTCTCTGTTTCTCCAGAGATGGAGGTGAAAAGGAATGGGAAAGAGATGGAGAATAGAGATTGGTGGTGGAAGCAagaaggtggtggtggtggtggaggagggaAGGTGGAGGACTATGTGACGCAGTGGATTGGCTCAGAGGTGAAGAAGGAGTGGATTGCTGAAACCTCTGAAGCAGCTTCTTTGTCAAGCGccaagatggagaagaagaagagtagcAAGAGGCTTGAATGGTGGCTTTCCTTAGACGAGGAGGataagaagacgaagaagaagaagaatcggaGGATGGTTAGAGAATGGTGGAAAGATGAGtatcggaagaagaagaagaagaatacttTGGAATCTGAGTTTCAGAGTGATGATGTGAGTAGCAGTAACAGTATCACAAGTAGTAGCATAGATTGGTGGTTAGATGGGCTTAGCGGTGAGCAATGGAGAGCGCGGCGAAAAAACAGCCGCGATTCAGCCAAGAGTTGCGGAGTCAGTAGCACGCCGAGCATGAGAGGGACCATGTGTTACGTTGCTCCGGAGTGTTGTGGTGCTAATAACATAGACGATGTTTCTGAAAAATGTGATGTGTATAGCTATGGAGTTTTGCTGTTGGTCCTGGTCTCGGGACGGCGTCCGCTGGACGTGTCGGGACCGGCGTCTGAGATCATACAGCGTGCAAATCTCATGTCGTGGGCGCGGAAACTAGCCAGAGGAGGGAGACTCGGCGAGCTGGTAGATGAGAAGCTGCAGTGTTTGGATCAAGAACAAGCGGTTTTGTGCATTAAGGTGGCACTTCAGTGTCTGCAGAGATCACCGGTCTCGCGACCTTCGATGAAAGATGTTTTAGGGATGCTTACGGGAGCGATGAGCCCACCGGAGTTGCCTAGAGAGTTATCACCGTCACCGCAGTCTCAGTTCCCGTTCAAGACACGAAGAAAGCAGCGTCGATAG